A single window of Salvelinus sp. IW2-2015 unplaced genomic scaffold, ASM291031v2 Un_scaffold4772, whole genome shotgun sequence DNA harbors:
- the LOC112077624 gene encoding LOW QUALITY PROTEIN: late histone H2A.2.2-like (The sequence of the model RefSeq protein was modified relative to this genomic sequence to represent the inferred CDS: inserted 6 bases in 5 codons), with amino-acid sequence MFEYQPPLNMSFVPQKLQESGRGKKAVSKSKTPTSRSVRAGLQFPVGXIHRLLKXGHYANRIGTGAAVYLAAILEYLCAEVLELXGNAARDNKKSRFXPRHIQLAVRNDEELNTLLGXVTISEGGFPNIQAMLLPKKTKLPKDEAAMPRRPV; translated from the exons ATGTTTGAATATCAACCGCCACTAAACATGTCATTTGTACCTCAGAAACTGCAAGAGTCTGGTCGTGGGAAGAAAGCTGTCTCCAAATCGAAGACTCCCACAAGTCGCTCAGTCAGGGCAGGTCTCCAGTTTCCTGTAG GAATTCACCGTCTGCTGA AGGGACATTACGCTAACCGCATTGGTACAGGAGCTGCAGTCTACCTCGCTGCCATACTGGAGTATCTCTGCGCTGAAGTCCTGGAGC TCGGCAACGCGGCCCGTGACAATAAGAAGTCGCGCTT TCCACGGCACATCCAACTAGCTGTGCGGAACGACGAGGAGCTGAACACGCTGCTGG CGGTCACCATATCGGAGGGTGGTTTCCCAAACATCCAAGCCATGTTACTCCCCAAGAAGACCAAGCTACCTAAAGACGAGGCAGCAATGCCAAGACGTCCAGTCTAA